In the genome of Candidatus Desulfatibia profunda, the window ATCCGCATCTGTGTATTTGGATCTGCTGGGCCACACCTTTGCCCAAGACTTGTCCTATGTGCAGTGCCAGCATTTTGCCCATATCCTGCCCAGGGCCGTACTGGGCTTGGCGCCCTCAAGACGGATCTGGCAAATCCAACAGCTTGATCGTGTCATCCGGGCCGGTAGTCATCTGGCCGATTCCTTGCTGGACGGTCTTGAAGAAGGACTATCCCTGCTCTCTAAAGAATCTTTAGACCGCTTTGTAACCCTGGGTCTTGAAAAGCTGGCTCGCAGCCGCAAACTGGCGGCCAAGTTTCTGTCCCTGAAATCGAAATTAGGCCGCGACACATTTGCCGGGATGCAGGTAACCGTTCCGCTTTCACAGGTTCGGGGACAACTGAACCGCTACCTGCGTGCCCGCACCGGTCTTGCGATCTCCGTGCGCCCGCTGTCGGAGATCCCGGACGTCTTGATGCAAGCGGACAACCGCAAAACCTTGGTGTGCTCGGACGGTAAATCTATTTATCTGCCGGCTGAGATCAGTGAATTTTCCCAAAAAGAAGAAAACATAAACCTGTATAAATGCCTGACCCGATTGGAAGCCGGGCACTATGAATTCAACACCTTTGACTTTGACCTGGAAAAAGCCCTGGAACGCTGCCGGAGGGTTCCGGGTTCCGGGTCCCGGGTTCCGGGTTTTGAAGGTTCCAATTTCGAGTCCGATTCAGTCCGAGAGCTAACATCCACAATCCAAAATCAGAAAGATCTTTCCGACCTGGAGCGCTTTTCCCAAATATTCCCGGTTGCGGCCCTGGCGACCGACCTGTTTACCGTTTTCGAGCACGGCCGCATACGCTTGCTGCTCAGCAGGCATTATCCGGGTCTTGTTCGACAGGCCATGCCTCTGCTTCAGCGGGAAGCCGTGCGCATGCTGAGAAATATTAAACCTAACCAGGCTTTACTTGTTCTGTATCTTAAGATCGCACTCGGTATCGCGGCCGGCGGGCATCTTGATATTGATACTAAAATCAGGGATCATACCCGCAAAGTTGCCCAACACTTTGAAAATATGATCAAAATTGATCATACGGTTGAAACCTGCGCTGAGCTGGTTGCCGCAAACTACGCCGATTTAGCACAACTTTTAAAACAGACCGCACCGTCCCAACGGCTCGAAGAAATTTACAAACCCATGGCAACGCCTTATGGCCGTACAATCCGGCCGGATCTTTTTTTATCGGCATATCGAGGATTCGAACAGATTGCCGCAAAACTGAAAGAGCTGCTTAATGCCAAAGGAATCAGGGTTTACAAATCACAGATCAGGCGACACCTGATCGCCGCAAGCGGCGCCATTTCTCACGATGACCTTCAAACCATGATTTTCAGCCCTCCCCAAAACGGCCCAGCCGGCGTTTTGCATGCTCAACAGCCCATAGATCTGTCCTGGCTCGATCTTGCAAAACTTCTCGGCCGGGACACGGCTGCTCCACGGTTAAGCGATGATGCCACCGGACCGGTTTTCCGGTACCCCGAATGGGACTGTAACCTTCAGGATTATCTTTCAGATCACGTGCGGGTACTTGAAAGAACGATTGCGGGATTTGAGAGCGATTTTTACGGCAAAACCCTGCAACGGCACAGCGGCCTGGTCAAGAATATTCGCTATGCCTTCGAACTCTTGAAACCCGAGGGGCTTGTGCGCTTAAGACCGTGGATTGAAGGAGATGAGTTCGATTACCGGGCGCTGCTTGATTTCGCCGTGGATAAAAAGGCGGGGAAAATCCCTTCGGACCGGCTCTATATTAAACACATCAAGCAGATTAGGGACGTAGCCGTGCTGCTGCTGGTCGATCTTTCGCGCTCAACCGCCAACACCGTCAACGGTTCGCAGATGACGGTGCTGGACGTTGAAAAAGAGGCTATCGTACTGTTTTGTGAAGCCCTTGACGTTGTCGGAGACGCCTTTGCCATCGCCGGATTCTCAGGAACCGGTCGCCTGGGTGTCGATTACTTCGGCATCAAGAATTTTGATGAAACCTTGAATGATGCCGTCAGGCAGCGCATCAATGCCATGGCCCCGCAGCGCAGCACCCGGATGGGGGCCGCCATCCGGCATGCGACCAGCCGGCTTGAAAAGGTATCGGCAAAAGTCCGCCTGCTGATTCTTTTGGGTGACGGATTCCCCAATGATCTGGATTACAAACAGGATTATGCCATTAAAGATACCGGCAAGGCCATCTTCGAGGCGCGATCCAAAAACATTTACGCCCAGGCCATCACCGTAAATATGGCCTCGGATCCGAAGCTGGACGATCTTTACGGAACGGTTCGGCACCATGTCATAACCGATGTCCGTGAGCTGCCCGACAAGCTGTTGCGTATATACGGAGGGCTGACCCGCAATTAATTAGTGTCCATCCAGAAACGGCCCTTTTTGCCCTGCTCGGCGTTCTCCGCGGGTTTCCGGCTGCGGCGTACAG includes:
- a CDS encoding VWA domain-containing protein, producing MDSGIKEKPLKQLAIADPDLAVAVSKSLAQKAGPVSSEDIALLVDETLWALSAEISFGRAVAEGYAELIGQTSPPMIERYRYLVREFGQKGPTLGRILAMYLSPLCKHGDERLLGHFLDTLDIMLAKGSYTLPDPLEGLAALLNAGDFESASVYLDLLGHTFAQDLSYVQCQHFAHILPRAVLGLAPSRRIWQIQQLDRVIRAGSHLADSLLDGLEEGLSLLSKESLDRFVTLGLEKLARSRKLAAKFLSLKSKLGRDTFAGMQVTVPLSQVRGQLNRYLRARTGLAISVRPLSEIPDVLMQADNRKTLVCSDGKSIYLPAEISEFSQKEENINLYKCLTRLEAGHYEFNTFDFDLEKALERCRRVPGSGSRVPGFEGSNFESDSVRELTSTIQNQKDLSDLERFSQIFPVAALATDLFTVFEHGRIRLLLSRHYPGLVRQAMPLLQREAVRMLRNIKPNQALLVLYLKIALGIAAGGHLDIDTKIRDHTRKVAQHFENMIKIDHTVETCAELVAANYADLAQLLKQTAPSQRLEEIYKPMATPYGRTIRPDLFLSAYRGFEQIAAKLKELLNAKGIRVYKSQIRRHLIAASGAISHDDLQTMIFSPPQNGPAGVLHAQQPIDLSWLDLAKLLGRDTAAPRLSDDATGPVFRYPEWDCNLQDYLSDHVRVLERTIAGFESDFYGKTLQRHSGLVKNIRYAFELLKPEGLVRLRPWIEGDEFDYRALLDFAVDKKAGKIPSDRLYIKHIKQIRDVAVLLLVDLSRSTANTVNGSQMTVLDVEKEAIVLFCEALDVVGDAFAIAGFSGTGRLGVDYFGIKNFDETLNDAVRQRINAMAPQRSTRMGAAIRHATSRLEKVSAKVRLLILLGDGFPNDLDYKQDYAIKDTGKAIFEARSKNIYAQAITVNMASDPKLDDLYGTVRHHVITDVRELPDKLLRIYGGLTRN